Proteins encoded within one genomic window of Zootoca vivipara chromosome 12, rZooViv1.1, whole genome shotgun sequence:
- the LOC118092209 gene encoding uncharacterized protein LOC118092209 isoform X2, with amino-acid sequence MKTFGLVLASLFAFAAVGTGQRRPQEEQLFYDPDHFQIQSPTFPPLERSQQEAPKRNVRSVEELPGLQVPREPLRRRFCPGCYTSLEQRPPLEEQRPVRLWIQAPTFPPPERSQQEAAKRNVRSVEELPGVEQSLQDSRESRRQRFCPSCFSPLHQVPQRRPQVEQLPVRLWIQDPTFPPLERSQQSFWSLSFPVKLQEPRSESRTKRSLRGAAPARARAKQRSGTRAVCRGCYSGLMIVAPPAQGSTKETWIGSHSESEGDSSEEVTLPPKA; translated from the exons ATGAAGACGTTTGGGCTGGTCCTGGCCTCTCTCTTCGCCTTTGCAGCTGTTGGCACAGGGCAG CGCCGTCCGCAGGAAGAGCAGCTTTTCTACGACCCAGATCACTTTCAGATTCAGAGTCCCACCTTTCCACCCCTGGAGCGAAGCCAGCAG GAGGCTCCCAAAAGAAATGTCCGATCGGTGGAGGAGTTGCCAGGCCTGCAG GTGCCGAGAGAACCCCTAAGGCGGAGGTTCTGTCCTGGTTGTTACACATCTCTTGAGCAG CGCCCTCCACTGGAAGAGCAGCGCCCAGTTCGCTTGTGGATTCAGGCTCCCACCTTTCCACCCCCGGAGCGAAGCCAACAG GAGGCTGCCAAGAGAAATGTCCGATCGGTGGAGGAGTTGCCAGGTGTGGAACAAAGCCTCCAG GATTCAAGAGAATCCCGAAGGCAGAGGTTCTGTCCCAGTTGTTTCTCACCTCTTCATCAGGTACCG CAGCGCCGTCCGCAGGTAGAGCAGCTCCCAGTTCGCTTGTGGATTCAGGATCCCACCTTTCCACCCCTGGAGCGAAGCCAGCAG tCTTTTTGgtctctgagcttcccagttaagttacag gAGCCGAGGTCCGAGTCCAGGACAAAGAGGTCCCTGAGGGGGGCCGCCCCAGCGCGGGCCAGGGCAAAGCAGCGCTCGGGTACCCGGGCCGTCTGCCGGGGCTGCTACTCGGGGCTGATGATCGTGGCCCCGCCTGCCCAGGGGAGCACAAAGGAGACTTGGATCGGAAGCCACTCGGAGTCCGAGGGAGATTCCAGCGAAGAAGTTACTCTACCTCCCAAAGCCTGA
- the LOC118092209 gene encoding uncharacterized protein LOC118092209 isoform X1 — MKTFGLVLASLFAFAAVGTGQQRRPQEEQLFYDPDHFQIQSPTFPPLERSQQEAPKRNVRSVEELPGLQVPREPLRRRFCPGCYTSLEQRPPLEEQRPVRLWIQAPTFPPPERSQQEAAKRNVRSVEELPGVEQSLQDSRESRRQRFCPSCFSPLHQVPQRRPQVEQLPVRLWIQDPTFPPLERSQQSFWSLSFPVKLQEPRSESRTKRSLRGAAPARARAKQRSGTRAVCRGCYSGLMIVAPPAQGSTKETWIGSHSESEGDSSEEVTLPPKA, encoded by the exons ATGAAGACGTTTGGGCTGGTCCTGGCCTCTCTCTTCGCCTTTGCAGCTGTTGGCACAGGGCAG CAGCGCCGTCCGCAGGAAGAGCAGCTTTTCTACGACCCAGATCACTTTCAGATTCAGAGTCCCACCTTTCCACCCCTGGAGCGAAGCCAGCAG GAGGCTCCCAAAAGAAATGTCCGATCGGTGGAGGAGTTGCCAGGCCTGCAG GTGCCGAGAGAACCCCTAAGGCGGAGGTTCTGTCCTGGTTGTTACACATCTCTTGAGCAG CGCCCTCCACTGGAAGAGCAGCGCCCAGTTCGCTTGTGGATTCAGGCTCCCACCTTTCCACCCCCGGAGCGAAGCCAACAG GAGGCTGCCAAGAGAAATGTCCGATCGGTGGAGGAGTTGCCAGGTGTGGAACAAAGCCTCCAG GATTCAAGAGAATCCCGAAGGCAGAGGTTCTGTCCCAGTTGTTTCTCACCTCTTCATCAGGTACCG CAGCGCCGTCCGCAGGTAGAGCAGCTCCCAGTTCGCTTGTGGATTCAGGATCCCACCTTTCCACCCCTGGAGCGAAGCCAGCAG tCTTTTTGgtctctgagcttcccagttaagttacag gAGCCGAGGTCCGAGTCCAGGACAAAGAGGTCCCTGAGGGGGGCCGCCCCAGCGCGGGCCAGGGCAAAGCAGCGCTCGGGTACCCGGGCCGTCTGCCGGGGCTGCTACTCGGGGCTGATGATCGTGGCCCCGCCTGCCCAGGGGAGCACAAAGGAGACTTGGATCGGAAGCCACTCGGAGTCCGAGGGAGATTCCAGCGAAGAAGTTACTCTACCTCCCAAAGCCTGA
- the LOC118092209 gene encoding uncharacterized protein LOC118092209 isoform X3, with translation MKTFGLVLASLFAFAAVGTGQQRRPQEEQLFYDPDHFQIQSPTFPPLERSQQEAPKRNVRSVEELPGLQVPREPLRRRFCPGCYTSLEQRPPLEEQRPVRLWIQAPTFPPPERSQQEAAKRNVRSVEELPGVEQSLQDSRESRRQRFCPSCFSPLHQVPQRRPQVEQLPVRLWIQDPTFPPLERSQQEPRSESRTKRSLRGAAPARARAKQRSGTRAVCRGCYSGLMIVAPPAQGSTKETWIGSHSESEGDSSEEVTLPPKA, from the exons ATGAAGACGTTTGGGCTGGTCCTGGCCTCTCTCTTCGCCTTTGCAGCTGTTGGCACAGGGCAG CAGCGCCGTCCGCAGGAAGAGCAGCTTTTCTACGACCCAGATCACTTTCAGATTCAGAGTCCCACCTTTCCACCCCTGGAGCGAAGCCAGCAG GAGGCTCCCAAAAGAAATGTCCGATCGGTGGAGGAGTTGCCAGGCCTGCAG GTGCCGAGAGAACCCCTAAGGCGGAGGTTCTGTCCTGGTTGTTACACATCTCTTGAGCAG CGCCCTCCACTGGAAGAGCAGCGCCCAGTTCGCTTGTGGATTCAGGCTCCCACCTTTCCACCCCCGGAGCGAAGCCAACAG GAGGCTGCCAAGAGAAATGTCCGATCGGTGGAGGAGTTGCCAGGTGTGGAACAAAGCCTCCAG GATTCAAGAGAATCCCGAAGGCAGAGGTTCTGTCCCAGTTGTTTCTCACCTCTTCATCAGGTACCG CAGCGCCGTCCGCAGGTAGAGCAGCTCCCAGTTCGCTTGTGGATTCAGGATCCCACCTTTCCACCCCTGGAGCGAAGCCAGCAG gAGCCGAGGTCCGAGTCCAGGACAAAGAGGTCCCTGAGGGGGGCCGCCCCAGCGCGGGCCAGGGCAAAGCAGCGCTCGGGTACCCGGGCCGTCTGCCGGGGCTGCTACTCGGGGCTGATGATCGTGGCCCCGCCTGCCCAGGGGAGCACAAAGGAGACTTGGATCGGAAGCCACTCGGAGTCCGAGGGAGATTCCAGCGAAGAAGTTACTCTACCTCCCAAAGCCTGA
- the LOC118092209 gene encoding uncharacterized protein LOC118092209 isoform X5: MKTFGLVLASLFAFAAVGTGQQRRPQEEQLFYDPDHFQIQSPTFPPLERSQQEAPKRNVRSVEELPGLQVPREPLRRRFCPGCYTSLEQRPPLEEQRPVRLWIQAPTFPPPERSQQEAAKRNVRSVEELPGVEQSLQQRRPQVEQLPVRLWIQDPTFPPLERSQQEPRSESRTKRSLRGAAPARARAKQRSGTRAVCRGCYSGLMIVAPPAQGSTKETWIGSHSESEGDSSEEVTLPPKA; this comes from the exons ATGAAGACGTTTGGGCTGGTCCTGGCCTCTCTCTTCGCCTTTGCAGCTGTTGGCACAGGGCAG CAGCGCCGTCCGCAGGAAGAGCAGCTTTTCTACGACCCAGATCACTTTCAGATTCAGAGTCCCACCTTTCCACCCCTGGAGCGAAGCCAGCAG GAGGCTCCCAAAAGAAATGTCCGATCGGTGGAGGAGTTGCCAGGCCTGCAG GTGCCGAGAGAACCCCTAAGGCGGAGGTTCTGTCCTGGTTGTTACACATCTCTTGAGCAG CGCCCTCCACTGGAAGAGCAGCGCCCAGTTCGCTTGTGGATTCAGGCTCCCACCTTTCCACCCCCGGAGCGAAGCCAACAG GAGGCTGCCAAGAGAAATGTCCGATCGGTGGAGGAGTTGCCAGGTGTGGAACAAAGCCTCCAG CAGCGCCGTCCGCAGGTAGAGCAGCTCCCAGTTCGCTTGTGGATTCAGGATCCCACCTTTCCACCCCTGGAGCGAAGCCAGCAG gAGCCGAGGTCCGAGTCCAGGACAAAGAGGTCCCTGAGGGGGGCCGCCCCAGCGCGGGCCAGGGCAAAGCAGCGCTCGGGTACCCGGGCCGTCTGCCGGGGCTGCTACTCGGGGCTGATGATCGTGGCCCCGCCTGCCCAGGGGAGCACAAAGGAGACTTGGATCGGAAGCCACTCGGAGTCCGAGGGAGATTCCAGCGAAGAAGTTACTCTACCTCCCAAAGCCTGA
- the LOC118092209 gene encoding uncharacterized protein LOC118092209 isoform X4: protein MKTFGLVLASLFAFAAVGTGQQRRPQEEQLFYDPDHFQIQSPTFPPLERSQQEAPKRNVRSVEELPGLQVPREPLRRRFCPGCYTSLEQRPPLEEQRPVRLWIQAPTFPPPERSQQEAAKRNVRSVEELPGVEQSLQQRRPQVEQLPVRLWIQDPTFPPLERSQQSFWSLSFPVKLQEPRSESRTKRSLRGAAPARARAKQRSGTRAVCRGCYSGLMIVAPPAQGSTKETWIGSHSESEGDSSEEVTLPPKA from the exons ATGAAGACGTTTGGGCTGGTCCTGGCCTCTCTCTTCGCCTTTGCAGCTGTTGGCACAGGGCAG CAGCGCCGTCCGCAGGAAGAGCAGCTTTTCTACGACCCAGATCACTTTCAGATTCAGAGTCCCACCTTTCCACCCCTGGAGCGAAGCCAGCAG GAGGCTCCCAAAAGAAATGTCCGATCGGTGGAGGAGTTGCCAGGCCTGCAG GTGCCGAGAGAACCCCTAAGGCGGAGGTTCTGTCCTGGTTGTTACACATCTCTTGAGCAG CGCCCTCCACTGGAAGAGCAGCGCCCAGTTCGCTTGTGGATTCAGGCTCCCACCTTTCCACCCCCGGAGCGAAGCCAACAG GAGGCTGCCAAGAGAAATGTCCGATCGGTGGAGGAGTTGCCAGGTGTGGAACAAAGCCTCCAG CAGCGCCGTCCGCAGGTAGAGCAGCTCCCAGTTCGCTTGTGGATTCAGGATCCCACCTTTCCACCCCTGGAGCGAAGCCAGCAG tCTTTTTGgtctctgagcttcccagttaagttacag gAGCCGAGGTCCGAGTCCAGGACAAAGAGGTCCCTGAGGGGGGCCGCCCCAGCGCGGGCCAGGGCAAAGCAGCGCTCGGGTACCCGGGCCGTCTGCCGGGGCTGCTACTCGGGGCTGATGATCGTGGCCCCGCCTGCCCAGGGGAGCACAAAGGAGACTTGGATCGGAAGCCACTCGGAGTCCGAGGGAGATTCCAGCGAAGAAGTTACTCTACCTCCCAAAGCCTGA